A portion of the Chelmon rostratus isolate fCheRos1 chromosome 15, fCheRos1.pri, whole genome shotgun sequence genome contains these proteins:
- the LOC121618809 gene encoding complement C1q tumor necrosis factor-related protein 3-like, which translates to MESRLTDSHNNTGALEVRLRSTESQLEDLQAEITVLSFRLNEADDRLTNSDELKVAFSAGLTDSGSVGPFDEETTLIFSKTITNIGRAYNQTAGVFTAPVRGLYFFSFTAADYLKGYMGLYLYRNNRPIVFNLDLNDHGGYASTSNGVALQLEEGDRVRLSLPASYRLYDDSRNFSVFSGFLLFPL; encoded by the exons ATGGAGtccagactgacagacagccacAACAACACTGGAG CCCTGGAGGTCAGACTGAGATCCACTGAGTCCCAGCTGGAGGACCTGCAGGCAGAAATCACAG TTTTGAGCTTCAGActgaatgaagctgatgatcGTCTCACCAACTCAG ATGAGCTGAAGGTGGCGTTCTCAGCCGGTCTGACCGATTCAGGATCAGTGGGACCGTTTGACGAGGAGACGACTCTGATCTTCTCCAAAACCATCACCAACATCGGCCGAGCCTACAACCAGACCGCAG gTGTGTTCACAGCCCCCGTCAGAGGACTCTACTTCTTCAGCTTCACGGCTGCAGATTATCTGAAAGGCTACATGGGTCTCTACCTGTACAGGAACAACCGGCCGATCGTCTTCAACCTGGACCTGAACGACCACGGCGGCTACGCCTCCACGTCCAACGGAGTGgctctgcagctggaggagggcGACAGAGTCCGGCTCAGTCTGCCGGCCAGCTACCGCCTCTATGACGACTCCCGAAACTTCAGCGTTTTCTCTGGTTTCCTGCTGTTCCCCCTCTGA
- the mapkbp1 gene encoding mitogen-activated protein kinase-binding protein 1, with protein MAAEGSGTIRSRIKNLLRSPSIKLRRRSGTARHKEDLSDKVTLEKVLGITAPGNRALACDPRTGLLAYPAGCVVVLLNPRKNKQHHIFNSSRKALTTLAFSPDGKYIVTGESGHMPAVRVWEVSERLQVAELHEHKYGVACVAFSPNGKYIVSVGYQHDMMVNVWNWKKNIVVAANKVSSKVTAVSFSDDSSYFVTAGNRHVKFWYLDHAKTSKVNATVPLLGRSGLLGELRNNFFSDVACGRGRQASSTFCITSSGLLCEFNDRRLLDKWVELRTSQATCLSVTDELIFCGCSDGTVRAFSPVSLHFLCTLPRPHFLGADIANMVDASQLFSCRSEARYPDTVAVTYDPANRWLSCVYNDHSVYVWDVRDLRDPRRAGKLYSALYHSSCVWSLEVNPEGGGGRGCGGGEKVHLTPGSFLSCSSDNTIRLWNIDGHNVVNRNILSHDLQKVIYVEDNITSLLDTESVAGGNTEKAGSSGSEGQQTDQSRAGIRTLRVSPDGQHLASGDRMGVLRIHDLDSMEEIMNVQAHDSEILCLEFSKPDTGLQLLATASRDRLIHVLDAGREYSLVQTLDEHSSSITAVRFAANEGKVRMISCGADKSVYFRTAQQTEEGLEFTRTHHVVRKTTLYDMDIEPTRKYAAVGCQDRSIRIFNISNGKQKKLYKGSQGEDGTLIKVQIDPSGLYIATSCSDKNISIFDFYSGECVATMFGHSEIVTGLKFSSDCRHLITVSGDSCIFVWRLSPELTIRMRQRLADLRPLSSMQNSQNAPQQKVVNLSNREASTPRVVTMSSDSDKEEEEEEEEELCCPYMVTAGSLKEETETPDDEPSCADADGSSKDVLGARPPRRRWSRRTGGAEDGALMVKSMLDLRLLDSYRPDRREERQEERQEERQEVKPRPLNGKTSACSLSGKGPNMEGVLHRTNQELGSTVSLQVTTAWAKDDETRTNHSPDREDLVLYPDQWADRVSLAESEFQVREAGPAAAGGHQDKPSPDSGCSLGFNSSLSSPVRPAGDDTEPLSVDGNSSELEDDEDEAGRGEVRASQLVPQTPDQEAFLKEHFVTLADLSGSGSPSRASHSSSESLSISSRFLSQNSAGSRTVLPLPSRNTEGGVGGGEVKARPLVSEVRPLMEQNMNRTQDRRVSWNPDPTQKQNQEQTPSLQDQLQSQAKTNQDQTQPSEVVNQGTDQLQVEEKEISSAQQSHRPSPLKKKVQTTVESRRNLGPMARAAASHLNSSGLRKAQSVQNLLTETGDSLLSRSSRETSPQLLPPPQRPTTLPSSPRRPPCTAPSLQRPSPASPRSPQQETVAVTSSAAAAAPSAVTPRKSSSSSSSSTTPSAPRSYMSPTASSMAKMSRSISVGDGLNISEPSEDPAVTSSPSTVDTVTSSSQVKETPPPLVAVVPANAALAVPPHAAVVPVVVASSSSSSAGNHGNQAAPSPRGLQARVPGRPLPDKPSLASFSSSPSSSSSSSRPPPVSVSPLTPPQQEEERQTAAEQRDNADQPISVETCRALTNELQSCFKRATHLYRKVSGSSSDDSAPDQRQMAVVLSEAFRAMRAELDCLPLSAPSIVGVEGGLGGVGEVKTAALLEEYSLLLLQAVHRRINTHDTE; from the exons gtgtgtcgTCGTCCTGTTGAATCCCCGGAAGAACAAACAGCATCACATCTTCAACAGCTCGAG GAAGGCGCTCACCACATTAGCATTTTCTCCAGATGGGAAATATATCGTCACAGGAGAG AGCGGTCACATGCCGGCGGTTCGAGTCTGGGAGGTGTCGGAGCGTCTGCAGGTCGCCGAGCTGCACGAACACAAGTACGGAGTCGCCTGCGTGGCGTTTTCTCCCAACGGGAAATACATCGTCAGCGTGGGTTACCAACACGACATGATGGTCAACGTCTGGAACTGGAAG AAAAACATCGTGGTTGCAGCCAATAAGGTGTCCAGCAAGGTGACAGCCGTCTCCTTCTCAGACGACAGCTCGTACTTCGTTACCGCTGGCAACCGCCACGTCAAGTTCTGGTACCTGGACCACGCCAAGACTTCCAAG GTGAACGCCACTGTCCCTCTGCTGGGGCGTTCAGGGCTGCTGGGAGAGCTCAGGAATAATTTCTTCAGTGATGTGGCGTGTGGGCGGGGTCGACAGGCCTCCTCCACTTTCTGCATCACTTCCTCCGGTCTGCTGTGTGAGTTCAACGACCGGCGGCTCCTCGACAAGTGGGTCGAGCTGCGG ACGTCTCAGGccacctgtctgtccgtcaCAGACGAGCTGATCTTCTGTGGTTGCTCTGACGGGACAGTTAGAGCTTTCAGCCCCGTCAGCCTGCACTTCCTGTGCACTCTGCCCCGCCCACACTTTCTGGGAGCTGACATCGCCAACATGGTGGACGCCAG tcagcTGTTCTCCTGCAGGTCAGAGGCTCGTTACCCCGACACCGTGGCGGTGACCTACGACCCCGCCAACCGCTGGCTGTCGTGCGTCTACAATGACCACAGTGTTTACGTGTGGGACGTCCGAGACCTCCGCGACCCCCGCAGGGCGGGAAAACTGTACTCTGCCCTCTACCACTCCTCCTGTGTGTGGAGCCTGGAG GTGAACCCAGAGGGCggaggaggcagaggatgtggaggaggagagaaggtgCACCTCACCCCTGGATCTTTCCTGTCCTGCTCCTCAGACAACACCATCCGACTGTGGAACATCGACGGCCACAACGTTGTGAACAGGAACATCCTGAGCCAC GACCTGCAGAAAGTTATTTATGTGGAGGACAACATCACCAGCCTGCTGGATACGGAGAGCGTCGCCGGGGGCAACACAGAGAAGGCGGGGTCATCGGGCTCAGAGGGGCAGCAAACTGACCAAAGCCGAGCGGGCATTAGGACCCTGAGAGTCAGTCCTGATGGACAGCACCTGGCCTCTGGAGACCGCATGGGAGTCCTCAg gatCCATGATCTGGACAGTATGGAGGAGATCATGAACGTTCAGGCTCACGACTCTGAGATCCTCTGCCTCGAGTTCTCCAAACCAGATACAG gtctTCAGTTATTAGCCACGGCCAGTCGGGATCGTCTGATCCACGTCCTGGATGCGGGCAGAGAGTACAGTCTGGTCCAGACTCTGGATGAACACTCATCGTCCATCACTGCCGTCCGATTCGCTG CCAATGAGGGGAAGGTGAGGATGATCAGCTGCGGAGCAGACAAGAGCGTCTACTTCCGTACCGCTCAGCAG ACGGAGGAGGGGTTGGAGTTCACACGGACTCATCATGTTGTGAGGAAGACAACTCTCTACGACATGGACATCGAACCAACCAGGAAGTACGCAGCAGTGGGCTGTCAGGACCGCAGCATCAG gatcTTTAACATCAGTAATGGCAAACAGAAGAAGTTGTATAAAGGCTCTCAGGGGGAGGATGGAACTCTGATCAAG GTGCAGATCGACCCGTCGGGCCTCTACATCGCCACCTCCTGTTCGGATAAGAACATCAGTATATTTGACTTCTACTCTGGAGAATGTGTGGCCACCATGTTCGGACACTCTG agataGTAACCGGTCTGAAGTTCAGCAGTGACTGCAGACATCTGATCACAGTCTCTGGAGACAG cTGTATCTTCGTGTGGCGTCTCAGTCCAGAATTGACCATCAGGATGAGGCAACGACTCGCTGACCTCCGACCTCTCAGCAGCATGCAGAACTCCCAGAATGCACCTCAGCAGAAAGTGGTCAACCTCAG CAACAGGGAGGCGTCGACTCCTCGGGTCGTCACCATGTCATCTGACAGtgacaaggaggaggaagaggaggaggaagaagagctgtGCTGTCCTTATATGGTCACTGCAGGAAGCCTGAAGGAGGAGACAG AAACTCCGGACGACGAGCCGAGCTGCGCGGACGCCGACGGCAGCAGCAAG GACGTGTTGGGGGCTCGACCCCCTCGCCGGCGCTGGTCCAGGAGGACGGGCGGCGCAGAGGACGGCGCCCTGATGGTGAAGTCCATGCTGGACCTCAGACTGTTGGATTCGTACCGTCCTGACAGACGGGAGGAGCGGCAGGAGGAGCGGCAGGAGGAGCGGCAGGAG GTGAAGCCCCGCCCCCTCAATGGTAAAACCTCAGCCTGCAGCCTGAGCGGGAAGGGCCCGAACATGGAGGGGGTGCTTCACAGGACCAATCAGGAGCTGGGAAGCACAGTCAGCCTGCAGGTCACCACTGCATGG GCGAAAGACGATGAGACGAGGACCAATCACAGCCCAGACAGGGAGGATCTAGTGCTGTATCCTGACCAATGGGCAGACAGAGTGAGCCTGGCAGAAAG TGAGTTCCAGGTGAGGGAGGCGggtccagctgctgcaggtggacaTCAGGACAAACCCAGTCCAGACAGTGGCTGCTCACTGGGATTCAATTCCAGCCTGTCCAGTCCGGTCAGACCTGCAGGAGACG ACACAGAGCCTCTCAGTGTGGATGGAAACTCCTCAGAACTGGAGGACGATGAAGACgaggcaggaagaggagaggtcAGGGCCTCGCAGCTCGTCCCTCAGACTCCGGACCAGGAGGCTTTCCTGAAGGAGCACTTCGTCACGCTGGCTGACCTCTCAGGCTCAG GGAGTCCAAGCAGAGCGTCTCACAGCTCCAGTGAGAGTCTCAGCATTTCCTCCAGGTTCCTGTCGCAGAATTCAGCTGGAAG TCGGACCGTGCTTCCTCTCCCGTCTCGGAACACCGAGGGAGGGGTAGGAGGTGGGGAGGTGAAGGCCCGCCCTCTGGTCTCAGAGGTCCGACCTCTGATGGAACAGAACATGAACCGGACCCAGGACAGGAGAGTGTCGTGGAACCCGGACCCAACCCAGAAACAGAACCAGGAGCAGACCCCCTCACTTCAAGACCAGCTACAGTCCCAGGCTAAGACCAACCAGGACCAAACACAGCCCTCTGAGGTTGTGAACCAGGGTACAGATCAGCTCCAGGTAGAAGAGAAGGAGATCTCCTCGGCTCAGCAGTCCCACCGGCCATCCCCACTGAAGAAGAAGGTCCAAACCACAGTTGAGTCCAGGAGGAACCTGGGCCCAATGGCTCGGGCTGCAGCCTCCCATCTGAACTCCTCTGGACTACGAAAGGCTCAGTCAGTCCAGAACCTGCTGACCGAAACAG gTGACTCCTTGCTCTCTCGTTCGTCCAGAGAGACCTCCCCCCagctgctgccccccccccagcgTCCCACCACCCTCCCCTCTTCCCCCAGACGCCCCCCATGTACAGCCCCATCCCTTCAGAGACCCAGCCCCGCCTCTCCCAGGTCCCCCCAGCAGGAAACGGTTGCCGtcacctcctctgcagctgctgctgctccttctgcTGTCACCCCAAggaagtcctcctcctcctcctcctcctccaccactccATCGGCGCCACGCTCATACATGAGCCCCACGGCCAGCTCCATGGCCAAGATGTCACGCTCCATCTCCGTGGGCGACGGCCTCAACATCTCTGAACCAAGCGAAGATCCcgcagtgacatcatcaccatcGACAGTGGACACAGtaacctcctcctctcaggtCAAAGAGACTCCGCCTCCTCTTGTTGCCGTGGTGCCCGCCAACGCAGCTCTGGCCGTGCCCCCCCACGCCGCTGTTGTGCCCGTCGTCGTtgcctcctcctcgtcttcttctgCAGGTAACCACGGGAACCAGGCAGCCCCTTCCCCCCGTGGTCTCCAGGCTCGGGTCCCTGGCAGGCCGCTCCCTGACAAGCCCTCCCTCGCCTCCTTCTCGTCATCGCCCTCATCCTCGTCTTCCTCATCGCGGCCTCCTCCGGTCTCTGTTTCCCCTCTGACTCCCCCCCAACAGGAGGAGGAACGTCAgactgctgcagagcagagggacAACGCAG ACCAGCCAATCAGTGTGGAGACCTGCAGAGCTCTGACcaatgagctgcagagctgcttcaaGAGAGCAACTCACCTGTACAGAAAG gTGAGCGGCTCCTCCTCTGATGACTCCGCCCCCGACCAGCGTCAGATGGCCGTCGTCCTATCAGAGGCCTTCCGGGCCATGAGGGCGGAGCTGGACTGTTTGCCGCTCAGCGCGCCGAGCATTGTGGGAGTGGAGGGGGGGTTGGGAGGAGTGGGGGAGGTGAAGACGGCGGCTCTGCTGGAGGAGTactctctgctcctgctgcaggCCGTTCACAGGAGGATCAACACACACGACACCGAGTAG